From Candidatus Abyssobacteria bacterium SURF_5:
AGCAACCCCGACCTGTCGGTCGCGGTTCAGCCGCCGTACGACATGCCGGAAAGCATGGGCCTGTTGCCCGAACTGCGGCAGTACATGCGGGCGTTCCCGATAAACGATCTCGAAGCGGTCAAGCAGATCGTAGCCGAGGTCGGCGACGATTTCGCAGGGATCATTGTCGAGCCGATCGTGACCTCCGGCGGCGGAGTCGCCTGCAAGCCCGAGTTCCTTCGCGGCCTGCGCGAGCTGACACGCGAGAAGGGGGCGGTCCTGATTTTCGACGAGGTGATCACCGGCTTCAGGCTTGCGCCCGGCGGTGGGCAGGAATATTTCGGCGTGACGCCCGATCTGTGCACCATGGGCAAGAACCTGTGCGGCGGAATGCCATGCGGCGCAATCGCAGGAAGACGCGACATCATGAGCCTGGCAGACCCGCGCCGCTCGATGGTTAAGGACGAGAAGGTCTTCATCGGTGGCGGCACTTACTCCGCGAATCCTTTATCCATGATTGCGGGTAAGACTGCGGTGACCATCTATCGCGACAGGCGCGACGAGATTTACCCCGTCCTCGAGAAACGGGCAGACCGGCTGCGCAAAGGGATCATGGAGGCGATGGGCGATTGCGGAATCAATGCGTACGCGCAGGGAATATCGTCGCTGTTTATCGTCCTGTTCCCGCACGAGCCGAATCCGGAGATCAATACCATCATGGATGTTTTCATGAAGACCGATCTCTTCAAGAACATGGAGTTTCAGTTCCGCATGCTCAACCACGGCATCTACCTGGTGCACGGCGGCGGAAGCCTGTGCACCGAGCATTCCGAAGCGGATATCGACAAGACCATCGAGGCCGCCGCGCAGGTGGCGAAGGAGATGGCGTAATACGCAGTAAGTGGCCCATGCCGGTTCAGGCCGATAGTCCTTGACTATGTGGCCCATCTGAAAAGCCTGTCAGTTTTTCTCGGTACGGGCGGCCAGTAAGTACATGTTTTCTAAACAAGTCCGTCAATTGTTTTTCGCAGAAGACGGCCCCGGCTAATAGGGATCGTCTAAACGAATTTTCAATTGGTTTCCGTAGGGGCGATCGGAACAATACGGATTCTTTAAACAAGCCTGTCAATGGGTTTTCGCAGGGGACGGCCCGGGTAATGTGGATCGTCTAAAGGGTTTTTCGATTGTTTTTTGTAGGGGCGGCCCCATGTGGCCGCCCGATGCGTCTTATATGCGGAGAAGAATCCATGGATATCAACGGAAAATGCGCCATCGTCTCGGGCGGCTCGCTGGGAATAGGGAGAGCCATTGCGGATGAGCTCGCGAAACTCGGCGCCAATGTGTTTCTGATAGCCCGGCGCGAAGAACCGCTCGCGGCTGCGACCGAGGAATTGAAACGAGCGGCTGTGAATCCCGCGCAGAAGTTCGGGTATTATCGCGCCGATGTTTCGAACCTCGATGCTGTCATAGCGGCCGTCAAGGCGGCAGAGGCCCAGTGCGGTCCTCCGGCCGTCCTTGTCAATTCGGCCGGCTTCTCTCTGCCCGGCTACGTCGAAAAGCTGCCCGTCTCGGATATCGAAACCGAAATCAAAGTGAATTACCTGGGCACCGTTTACACGGTGAAACAGGTTGTCGGCGGCATGATCGAGAGAAAACAGGGCTGGATACTGAATATCTCGAGCCTTGCCGGCCTGAAGGGGATATTCGGATTCACCGGCTACAGCGGCTCGAAGTTCGCCGTTTTCGGATTTTCGGAGGCGCTGAGGAGCGAGCTTCGCCCTCACGGAGTCCATGTGTCGGTGCTGTGTCCGCCGGACGTCGATACGGAACGCTTCAAAAACGATACGAGAGAAAAGCCGCTGGAAAACCTGAGGATCTCCAAAGGCGCCAAGCTGATGCACGCCGACGAAGTCGCGCGCGCGGCGATCAGAGGGATGGAGAAAGGCTCGTTCATTATCATTCCCGGCTTTTCAGGAAAGCTGCTGCACGTCGCGAACCGATTCGTCCCCTGGCTGGTCGACATGTCTTTGAACCGTACCATCGATCAGGCGAGGAAGGAGCGGGGCCTGTAGA
This genomic window contains:
- a CDS encoding SDR family NAD(P)-dependent oxidoreductase, with protein sequence MRLICGEESMDINGKCAIVSGGSLGIGRAIADELAKLGANVFLIARREEPLAAATEELKRAAVNPAQKFGYYRADVSNLDAVIAAVKAAEAQCGPPAVLVNSAGFSLPGYVEKLPVSDIETEIKVNYLGTVYTVKQVVGGMIERKQGWILNISSLAGLKGIFGFTGYSGSKFAVFGFSEALRSELRPHGVHVSVLCPPDVDTERFKNDTREKPLENLRISKGAKLMHADEVARAAIRGMEKGSFIIIPGFSGKLLHVANRFVPWLVDMSLNRTIDQARKERGL
- a CDS encoding aspartate aminotransferase family protein, whose protein sequence is MEYSINTKKSKRLYKRAEKVLPGGVSHNLRFSQPYPVYIKEAYGGKFRDVDGNEFIDYWDGHSGLILGHNPPEIVKALKRAVPKGTHWGFVNRHEVELAELVCEVVPSAEMVRFCCSGTEATMYAVRLARAFTGKKTMLKAIGGWHGSNPDLSVAVQPPYDMPESMGLLPELRQYMRAFPINDLEAVKQIVAEVGDDFAGIIVEPIVTSGGGVACKPEFLRGLRELTREKGAVLIFDEVITGFRLAPGGGQEYFGVTPDLCTMGKNLCGGMPCGAIAGRRDIMSLADPRRSMVKDEKVFIGGGTYSANPLSMIAGKTAVTIYRDRRDEIYPVLEKRADRLRKGIMEAMGDCGINAYAQGISSLFIVLFPHEPNPEINTIMDVFMKTDLFKNMEFQFRMLNHGIYLVHGGGSLCTEHSEADIDKTIEAAAQVAKEMA